Below is a window of Leucobacter sp. Psy1 DNA.
CAACCGTGGGAGCGTTTGGCGCCTATGGGTTAAGGAAGGAACGCCGGTCCCCCGACGAGTCCGGCCTCAGAGTTACTCTCCGATGTCGCGAGCAGAGCGCCTGTTCAGTGGCGCGAGCGCGAGGCTCGCGCACCCCAGAAGAACGGCGGGAATCGCTAGGTGTGCGACCAGGTGCACGATGACGATGTCCCAGGCGAGGGTTGCAGTCACCGCCCACGCGATCAGCCCAATGCCGAAGACGATGAGGGCCTGAGGTCGGGAGAGTGCTCCATTCCAGATCGCTTGGATCGGAAGTCCGAAGCAGATGGTCGCGAGGAGGCATATCAATGCCTGGAGTGCCGCCCACGGGAGGTAGTGACCGAATCGAGGATCGATCCCGATCTGTGTTGCGGCGAGCAGCAGCGGAGCGGCGACGGCGGCAAAAGTCACGCTCGTGACAGTCCACCAGAATGCCCGAGTGGAGACCTGCTGAATGGATGCGCTACGGCCCTGGTGCGCTTCAGACATTCTGCAGATCCACCCAGTGAGAGAGCGTGAGCCAGGCTCCTCCCGTGCCGCTCAGCTTGTACTGAGTTTGGGCGAGGGCCCGAGGGGAGAGGTAAGGGCTTGAAGGAGGTTTGATCCCCCAGCCCCAGCCTGTGGAGTAGTCATACGAATTGCTCCGCGGTGACTTCTTCATAGTCTTCGTGTACTGCCCTCCGCTATAAGCCTGCACGGACCTGTTTTTGAGGATAATGCCGCGGCCCGGCGACCAGCTTCCCGTCACGCGCTCAGTGCGAATCTGATCTTTCTTTGCCGAGTAGTGAATGGTGAGGGTGGAGCCCAGGGACCCGGGGTTCTGAGAGCCCGAGACTGAAGCGAATGATGAAAGTAATGGAGCTGACGGGATTTCGACCGCGGCGGTCACCGCGTTCTCTTCGGGATCGAGCTCAATCGTTGTGCTCTTCTGGAAAATCACGGTTCCGGTGCTTTCATCGGTGACAGTGACCGTAGATACGGCGTGAGGCAATTCTGTGGCAGTGGGTGATGCCGCGGATGCCGGGGTTCCGAGTGTGACGCTGAGGAGCATGCTGACCGCTGCCGCCGTCAAGCTGAGTCGGGAGTTTCGAAGGGATGGAACATGAGGGATGCTGCCGATTCTCGAGGGAGCGGAATGGGAATAGCGCGCATGTTGAGAGAATCATGAAAATAAGGATTCGACAAGGTATGAATTTTTCGCCCTCGTCGGCGCCTGCGACTTTGGTGGCATCACCCCGTCTCGGTGGCATCCCCGAGCGCGAGCTGCGCCACCGTCAATGTCGCGATCGTCGCCCCATCCGCGAGGTCCACGCCGAGCAGTTCCTCGATGAGGTCGAGGCGCTGGTAGAACACGGACCGTGAGAGCCGGGCCTGCTGGGCGGCGAGCGAGCGGTTCGTCGGGTGGGCCAGATACGCGGCGAGAACCCGCATGAGATCTCCGCTGTGCCCGACGCCCGAGGTGCGATCGTGAGCGATCACGGGTCCCAGGGCGTCATCCACGAACTCCTGCACCTCGGGCTTCGCGGCGAGCCCCCGGACGAGGTAGGCGAGGGGCTGCCGCTCCGCCTGCTGCACGAGCACGCGCCCCACGCGTTCCCCGCTCGAGACGGCGCCTGCCGCGCGCACCCGTTCGAGCGAGGTGATGAGCGCCCGAGTGCCGCGCGCCGGCACGCCGAGACTCAGCCGTGCCTCCCAGCCTGCGGGTGTCGTCGCGGGGAGCACGCCATCGAGTTCCCTGGAGAGCCGGCGAGTGAACGCGGGCACACCGCTCTCGAGCGAGCGCGGCTGGGCACTCGGCGCGGGGAAAGATATGAGCGCGAGGAGCCGCGTCCCGTCGCGCGAGGAGACCCGCTCCCGGTCGGCGCCCACGAGCACACGTCCCCCCGGAGCCACTGCTCGCCTGAGCGCCGTCTCGAGGTGCGCGCGCTCGAGCGACGAGTGGGCGCCGAACGTGCCCGATCCGGTGAGCGTCGCTCCGATCAGTTCCCGTCCCTCCACCGGCAGCCCCGCTGCCGCCAGTTGCATCGCCAGATCCGATTCTCTGCGGTATCGGCCGCTGAGCACGGTGTCGAAGAGCTGCTGCGCGCTGAGGCGCATCCACACATCGCCGTCCGCATCCGAGAGCCGCGCCAGTGCGAGGGCGAAGGCTCCGAGTTCCAGCACCGTGCTGCGGCCCGCCGGGTGGGGCGGCCCTGGGAGCGCCGTGAGGCGCCCCCAGCGCTCCCCGCGGGCCTCTACGGGCACCCGATCCCAGTGCGGCGGGAGTGCGAAGTCGCGCCCCGGGTGCTCCGCCCAGGCGGCGAGCACGGTTTCGGGCGCACCCGTTTCGCGATCGGATCCGCCTCCGGCCGCCCAGGTGACGACGTGGTGCGCGGCGTCCTCGAGTACGACGGGGGCGCCGATCGTCGTCGAGAGGCGCTCGACGA
It encodes the following:
- a CDS encoding PucR family transcriptional regulator, translated to MNTVHDVFGGLMSAPSTATLSVSEILELPEVRAGDPTVVAGEGGLGRSVRWAHVVAGSDAAALIDGGELILTTGTGWPHGDDELRPVIDDLLRTAPAAVVLELGSTFAAAPAPLIAGCDAYGIPLIALRRVTRFVQITQRVHQLILASQTEALQARAEVHAMLTELGLNRSPVDYVVERLSTTIGAPVVLEDAAHHVVTWAAGGGSDRETGAPETVLAAWAEHPGRDFALPPHWDRVPVEARGERWGRLTALPGPPHPAGRSTVLELGAFALALARLSDADGDVWMRLSAQQLFDTVLSGRYRRESDLAMQLAAAGLPVEGRELIGATLTGSGTFGAHSSLERAHLETALRRAVAPGGRVLVGADRERVSSRDGTRLLALISFPAPSAQPRSLESGVPAFTRRLSRELDGVLPATTPAGWEARLSLGVPARGTRALITSLERVRAAGAVSSGERVGRVLVQQAERQPLAYLVRGLAAKPEVQEFVDDALGPVIAHDRTSGVGHSGDLMRVLAAYLAHPTNRSLAAQQARLSRSVFYQRLDLIEELLGVDLADGATIATLTVAQLALGDATETG